A genomic region of Capra hircus breed San Clemente chromosome 19, ASM170441v1, whole genome shotgun sequence contains the following coding sequences:
- the PRPSAP1 gene encoding phosphoribosyl pyrophosphate synthase-associated protein 1 yields MPRKLLLLPPLSVSSAFRAPRACPAARPAMNAARNGYRVFSANSTAACTELAKRITERLGAELGKSVVYQETNGETRVEIQESVRGQDIFIIQTIPRDVNTAVMELLIMAYALKTACARNIIGVIPYFPYSKQSKMRKRGSIVCKLLASMLAKAGLTHIITMDLHQKEIQGFFSFPVDNLRASPFLLQYIQEEIPNYRNAVIVAKSPDAAKRAQSYAERLRLGLAVIHGEAQCAEMDMDDGRHSPPMVKNATVHPGLELPLMMAKEKPPITVVGDVGGRIAIIVDDIIDDVESFVAAAEILKERGAYRIYVMATHGILSAEAPRLIEESSIDEVVVTNTVPHEVQKLQCPKIKTVDISLILSEAIRRIHNGESMAYLFRNITVDD; encoded by the exons ATGCctaggaagctgctgctgctgcccccgCTCTCCGTGTCCTCCGCTTTCCGCGCCCCGCGAGCCTgccccgccgcccgccccgccATGAACGCCGCCCGCAACGGCTACCGAGTCTTCTCTGCCAACTCCACGGCCGCCTGCACCGAGCTGGCCAAGCGCATCACCGA gcGTCTTGGTGCTGAATTGGGGAAGTCTGTGGTTTATCAAGAGACCAATGGAG aaacaAGAGTTGAAATACAAGAATCTGTTCGTGGCCAAGATATTTTCATTATACAGACAATACCCAG AGACGTGAACACGGCCGTGATGGAGTTGCTGATCATGGCATATGCGCTGAAGACCGCCTGTGCCAGGAACATCATTGGTGTGATCCCCTACTTCCCCTACAGCAAGCAGAGCAAGATGCGGAAGAGGGGCTCCATTGTGTGCAAGCTCCTGGCGTCCATGCTGGCAAAAGCGG gttTAACTCACATTATCACTATGGATCTTCATCAAAAGGAAATACAAGGCTTTTTCAGCTTTCCCGTGGACAACCTTAGAGCCTCACCTTTCCTGCTTCAGTATATCCAGGAAGAA ATTCCAAATTACAGAAATGCAGTCATTGTAGCTAAGTCGCCTGATGCTGCAAAAAG GGCCCAGTCGTACGCGGAGAGGCTGCGTCTGGGCCTCGCAGTCATCCACGGGGAGGCCCAGTGTGCGGAGATGGACATGGATGACGGCCGCCATTCCCCACCGATGGTCAAGAACGCGACTGTCCACCCAGGGCTGGAATTGCCGT TGATGATGGCCAAGGAGAAGCCGCCCATAACGGTAGTTGGAGATGTGGGAGGACGCATCGCGATCATAGTG GATGACATCATCGACGACGTGGAGAGCTTCGTGGCGGCTGCGGAGATTCTGAAGGAGAGAGGCGCTTACAGGATCTACGTCATGGCCACCCACGGCATCCTGTCTGCAGAGGCCCCCCGTCTGATCGAGGAGTCCTCCATCGATGAG GTGGTGGTGACGAATACTGTCCCTCACGAGGTGCAGAAGCTGCAGTGTCCCAAGATAAAGACTGTGGACATCAGTCTGATTCTTTCTGAAGCAATCCGGAGAATCCACAACGGGGAGTCCATGGCGTATCTCTTCCGGAACATCACGGTGGACGACTAG